In the Martelella mediterranea DSM 17316 genome, AAAGCTATGAGGCCGCTGGGCACGGTCCGGCCAGCGATCTCGCCATCGTCGGCCTGCCCAATGCCGGAGCGGGTGGCGAGCGCAGCCTTGACGCGATCCGTGCGTCCTGGATGGCCGCCATCGAAACGGCGGGCGAAAGCCCGGAGGGCCGCGCGCGGCTGGCGCTTGCCTTCGCCATCGGACAGTGGTCGCCGTGGATGGTCGAGGGGACCGAACTACCCGACACCGCGGATGCCGGCGCCATGGCCGACATGATCGTGGCCTCGGCGCTGCGCATCGGCGGTAATGTTGGCGGGTCCTCGCGGCTTCTGTTCGAAAACGCCGCATCGGGGCAGCAACTTTCCGGGAACGAGGGGGTCGACTATGCCGCCTTCTACCAGAATGCCGCACCCGCGATGGCGCGGACGGTTGAGGCGCTCTACGAACAGGCCGGTTTGGACCTTCAGGCCGACATTGCCAGGATCGACGCCGCCCCCCGCATCGCGGCCTCGGATTATGCGCGCGATTTCTGGGCCGCAGACGGGCGCACGACGACCGGCGATCTGCAGGTTCCGGCGATCCGCATCCACATGCTGGGCGACTGGGCCATTCCCTACACGCTGATGGAAGGCTACGGCGCGCTGGTGCAGGAGCAGGGTACCGGCGATCTGTATCGGCAGTCGCTGGTCCAGGGCACGGGCCATTGCGAGTTCACGGCTGCCGAAAGCACGGCCATCGTCGAGACCCTGGTCGAACGGATCGAAACGGGCGCCTGGCCCGAGACATCGCCCGAGGCGCTGAACGCCGCAGCCGAGGCGCTGGAAACCGGGAGCGCCCCCCGGTTCATCGAACACGGTGATTGGCGCGTGGCAGCCTATAACCGGCCCTGGGTTCCGGCAGAATAAGCCGATGGGGAACTGGCGCTGCGCCGGTTCCCCCACAGGTCCGGTGGCGCAAGTCATTGGTGGACCGTCGCCAACGCGCAGTGGGCATCTCTGGCGAGGGCAAGTGTTCCCATGTCTGGACGACCCCTGCTGCGCAAGCTGGGAATTGACGCGCCTATGCCGAAAGCAGTCATGTCTACGGCCTTTGTGGTGCGGTCTAGCCGCTGGCCCAGATGAAGTCCGCGGATCGGGTCCCAATCAAAATTGCGCGCTTTCTGCGCCTTGACCCCCTGGGGTGTCCCGATCCCCGGTTCGACCGGTTTGTCATCTCTTCTCAGCTTCACGCATTCCGTCAGCGGTTCCGCGCTCAGGAGACAGGGGCCGCGTAGATCTCGTTGGCGTTGTTGCAGAAAGTCGGCCTGAGTTGTGAGTGCCCCTTTCCCATTCAGTTTCATGCCACGCGGACGACGTGGGCGGTGCCGAGCGCGTTGAAGCGATTGACAAGGGCGACCCGGATGTGGATTTCGGCGGTTTGGCGATCTGGATCCCGCGCGGCGATGCGCTCACCGAAGGCCTTCAGGCATCGCATCTTGGCCTCCACTCGGCTACGGGCGTGGTATCCGGTCCACCGCTTCCAGAATGCCCGACCGTAGTGACGCGTGGCGCGCAGGGTTTCGTTGCGCGCCTTGGCAGCCGGGCAGTCCTCTTTCCAAGCTCGACCGTTCCTTCGGGTCGGTATGATTGCCGTGCCACCGCGTGCGATGACGGCGCCGTGGCAGCGGCGGGTATCGTAGGCACCATCCGCGGTCACGGTGCCGATGTCCTCGTCCTCGGGGATCTGGCCCAACAGGTCCGGCAGGACTGGGCTGTCGCCTTCCCGGCTAGGGGTGAACTCGACGGCCCGGATATCCGAGGTGGCGATATCCATCGCCAGATGCACCTTGCGCCATTGGCGGCGGCCCTGAACGCCATGCTTGCGGGCCTGCCATTCGCCGTCGCCAAGAAACTTGATGCCGGTGCTGTCCACCAGAAGATTCAGCGGCCCTTCGGCACGGCGATAGGGGATCTGCACCTTGAGGGTCTTCTGTCTGCGGCACAGCGTCGAGTAGTCCGGAACGGGCCAGTCTAGCCCTGCCAGGCGCAGGAGGCTCGCGACCATTCCGGCTGTCTGCCTGAGCGGTAGCTTGAACAGAACCTTGAGCGACAGGCAAAACTGGATCGCGGCATTCGAAAAGACCGGCGGGCGCCCTGGGCGTCCCTCATGCGGCGCGTGCCAGGTCATCTCCTTGTCCAGCCAGATCAGCAGCGATCCGCGCTTCCTGAGCGCATCGTTGTAGCTGGACCAGTTCGTCGTGCGGTAGCGGGCGGGCTTGGGCTTGCTCATGCAGATCGTCTAACCGCATGGATTCCCGATGTGAATCCTTCACCGACTGAGTTCTGCAACAACGCCCGTCGAACGCTCCGTGCCGGATCACCTGAGTTGCTCTGCGATCTCGCAACATCGCTGTTGTTCAAATCAGGTTGTAGTCGTTCATGTTGTATCGTATCGATCGAACAATTTCGCAGGGAGTCGATACATGAAGCATCCGTTGACGTCACTCGCAGCAGCCGGGCTCGCACTTGCGATGATCACGCCGGAGCCCGCTTCTGCGCAGAGCTACCAGGTCGACTGCGCCATCCTGCTATGTCTCGCGGGTGGCTGGCCAGCATCTGCACCCTGTGCACATGCGCGGGCTGTTTTCATCCGCAGGATCACGCCCTGGCCGGTCGAGCCGCCGCTGCAGATCTGGCGTTGCCCAATGGGAGCCTCGTTCGACGCCCCTGCCCCACTATCGCCGATGGAGCGCCTCTACGATATCACCTTCCGCGTCCGGCCTGAGATCAGCCTCCCGGATGCGACAGGTCCGTTCGTGTTGGCGCAGGCCGATGAACGCGCCGATATCGACATCTCTGGCAGCGCCTTCGACTTCGTTCGGAGCATCCGCGTCTACCATGTCCAGTTCAGCCAACATCAGGATCGTGACGGTGATTGCATCCGCTACGACTCGACTAGGCTCGGCTCCTACGGTGTGCAGGGCGATTATCGCTGGCAGAGATCGAGCGTGGGAGCTGTTCCACCTGCCTCGCTTCTGCCCCGTCCCGAGCACTGTGGTTGGGTGAGTTATCGCTCGGTCTTCGTCGATTGGCGCGACCATGAAGGAAACTACGGCTTCGAAGAGGTTCGATACTGAACCCCATGCGGGCCAGCGTAGCACTGGCCCGCTCCGATCAACTTGCACCGGAGGCAGTGCATCACCCCAAAAAAGGGAAACGACGCCAGACCGAGAAGCCTGACGCCACGCTAGAAAAAAACCCCTGAACACGGTCTTTTTAGCGCAGTGTCCGAACCCCTGCAACCAGCAAAGTGTTTTTGCTGGCAAGAATGTTGTTTGCTCTC is a window encoding:
- a CDS encoding IS5-like element ISRhba5 family transposase; this encodes MSKPKPARYRTTNWSSYNDALRKRGSLLIWLDKEMTWHAPHEGRPGRPPVFSNAAIQFCLSLKVLFKLPLRQTAGMVASLLRLAGLDWPVPDYSTLCRRQKTLKVQIPYRRAEGPLNLLVDSTGIKFLGDGEWQARKHGVQGRRQWRKVHLAMDIATSDIRAVEFTPSREGDSPVLPDLLGQIPEDEDIGTVTADGAYDTRRCHGAVIARGGTAIIPTRRNGRAWKEDCPAAKARNETLRATRHYGRAFWKRWTGYHARSRVEAKMRCLKAFGERIAARDPDRQTAEIHIRVALVNRFNALGTAHVVRVA